Proteins encoded in a region of the Methanomassiliicoccales archaeon genome:
- a CDS encoding class II aldolase/adducin family protein, translating to MKIEWEVRRDIVRYGKMLYERKLTVGTSGNISARVSDDAMVITPSGACKGMMREYDLVRMDILAGRVTSGGKPSMETPFHLEMYRCREDVGAVVHCHPLFSTILACAGEKPRPDLTPEGLMVLGAEVPLVPYATPGTEELARRLRETSTKGNAFLLENHGAIVVGRDLGEAFYRMETLEFLAELQVRSAGTMGLRSLPKEEADRILALMAKEK from the coding sequence ATGAAGATCGAATGGGAAGTGCGAAGGGACATCGTGCGCTATGGGAAGATGCTCTACGAGCGCAAGCTGACCGTTGGCACGTCAGGCAACATAAGCGCCCGGGTGAGCGACGACGCCATGGTGATCACCCCCTCGGGCGCATGCAAAGGCATGATGCGCGAGTACGATCTGGTGCGCATGGATATCTTGGCTGGGAGGGTCACTTCCGGAGGCAAGCCTTCCATGGAGACCCCGTTCCACCTGGAGATGTACCGCTGCCGGGAGGACGTGGGGGCAGTGGTCCATTGCCACCCCTTGTTCTCGACCATCCTAGCATGCGCAGGGGAGAAGCCACGCCCGGACCTGACGCCGGAGGGTCTGATGGTCCTGGGCGCGGAGGTGCCCCTGGTACCCTATGCCACCCCAGGAACGGAGGAGCTGGCTCGGCGTCTGCGAGAGACATCGACCAAGGGCAACGCCTTCCTCCTGGAGAACCACGGGGCCATCGTGGTCGGCCGCGACCTGGGCGAGGCGTTCTACCGCATGGAGACCCTGGAGTTCCTGGCGGAGCTGCAGGTCCGAAGCGCCGGTACAATGGGATTGAGATCCTTGCCCAAGGAAGAAGCGGATAGGATCCTAGCACTTATGGCTAAGGAGAAGTGA
- the mtnA gene encoding S-methyl-5-thioribose-1-phosphate isomerase, with amino-acid sequence MRIVTGEGAKEFRAVWLEGAEVKMIDQRLLPHRFEIVSFRSEEQVAEAIRNMTVRGAPAIGVAAAYGMALASMNGRDADEAGKVLKASRPTAFDLFFAVDFMLERIRAGEEAGKVAERYAERIVDKCRSIGEQGARLIKDGSKIMTHCNAGALATVDYGTALAPIRVAHRQGKRIFVYVSETRPRLQGMKLTAYELRNEGIPHSIIVDGASGHFMRKGVDMVIVGADRVALNGDFANKIGTFEKAVLAKELGIPFYVAAPISTFDFALESGKDIVIEDRAEEEVTFLEDVQIAPEGSHALNPSFDMTPHRYVAGFITEVGVLVPDEITRVKGARI; translated from the coding sequence CTGAGGATCGTCACTGGCGAAGGCGCCAAAGAATTCAGGGCGGTTTGGCTCGAGGGAGCGGAGGTCAAGATGATCGACCAGCGCCTCCTTCCCCATCGATTCGAGATCGTTTCGTTCCGTTCCGAGGAGCAGGTGGCGGAGGCTATCCGCAACATGACCGTGCGCGGCGCTCCGGCCATAGGCGTGGCGGCGGCCTACGGAATGGCTTTGGCCTCGATGAACGGAAGGGATGCGGATGAAGCGGGCAAAGTGCTCAAGGCCTCCAGACCGACCGCCTTCGACCTCTTCTTCGCCGTGGACTTCATGCTGGAACGCATCCGAGCGGGGGAGGAGGCCGGCAAGGTCGCGGAACGCTATGCGGAGCGCATCGTAGACAAGTGCCGCTCCATCGGAGAGCAGGGCGCCAGGCTTATCAAGGATGGAAGCAAGATCATGACCCATTGCAACGCCGGTGCATTGGCAACGGTGGACTACGGCACGGCGCTCGCACCCATCCGGGTCGCTCACCGACAGGGCAAGAGAATATTCGTCTACGTTTCAGAGACCAGGCCCCGGCTCCAAGGCATGAAGCTCACCGCCTACGAACTGAGGAACGAGGGCATACCGCACAGCATCATCGTCGACGGAGCATCCGGCCACTTCATGCGCAAGGGAGTGGATATGGTCATCGTGGGAGCGGACCGAGTGGCCTTGAACGGAGATTTCGCCAACAAGATCGGCACCTTCGAGAAAGCGGTCCTGGCCAAGGAGCTGGGCATCCCCTTCTACGTGGCCGCGCCCATTTCCACTTTCGATTTCGCCCTTGAGAGCGGCAAGGACATCGTCATAGAGGACCGGGCAGAGGAGGAGGTGACCTTCTTGGAGGACGTGCAAATCGCGCCGGAGGGCAGCCATGCCTTGAACCCCTCATTCGACATGACACCCCATCGGTACGTGGCAGGTTTCATCACGGAGGTGGGCGTTCTCGTTCCGGATGAGATCACCAGGGTGAAGGGGGCCAGGATATGA
- a CDS encoding ArsR family transcriptional regulator has protein sequence MRQKILSELQRRDLSLSEIAVLTGKAQSTLSVHLDKMVKEGLIGYRDDPNDNRRKIFYLVSRPIGSSVVPREDLMKQVENTISRSIGTPSTFLKGVVRSIVIGMEAIGFNMDPVLKDIGRQIGREISKRMKSNNVEGIITEVKEFFKQHELGEVNVYALHPVTLIIKDEYDCSKAPDVGKTLCLMNEGILEAIFESRMGIPARVTKAETFGSGFNFCKYVIEPGL, from the coding sequence GTGAGGCAGAAAATCCTTAGCGAGCTGCAACGCAGGGACCTGAGCCTGAGCGAGATCGCCGTCTTGACCGGCAAGGCCCAGTCCACTCTGTCGGTACACCTGGACAAGATGGTCAAGGAAGGCCTTATCGGCTACCGGGACGACCCGAACGACAATCGGCGCAAGATCTTCTATCTGGTCTCCAGGCCGATCGGCAGCTCGGTGGTGCCGCGCGAGGACCTGATGAAGCAGGTGGAGAACACCATCTCCCGCAGCATCGGCACGCCAAGCACATTCCTCAAAGGGGTCGTCCGTTCCATCGTCATTGGCATGGAGGCCATCGGGTTCAACATGGACCCGGTGCTCAAGGATATAGGCCGGCAGATAGGGCGGGAGATCTCCAAGCGGATGAAGTCCAACAACGTGGAGGGCATCATCACCGAAGTGAAGGAGTTCTTCAAGCAGCACGAACTGGGCGAGGTGAACGTCTACGCGCTGCATCCCGTCACCCTGATCATCAAGGACGAGTACGACTGCTCCAAGGCGCCGGACGTGGGGAAGACCCTCTGCTTGATGAACGAGGGCATCCTCGAGGCCATTTTCGAATCGCGCATGGGCATACCAGCAAGGGTAACCAAGGCGGAGACGTTCGGTTCCGGCTTCAACTTCTGCAAGTACGTCATCGAGCCAGGGCTGTAA
- a CDS encoding bifunctional N(6)-L-threonylcarbamoyladenine synthase/serine/threonine protein kinase — protein MIALGIEGTAHTVGVGIVDERGCVLANEIKMYKPETGGIHPREAANHHAEHVVPMIAKAVQAANLSLKDIELVTFSQGPGLGPCLRTVATAARALSLKLKTPIMGVNHCIAHLEIGRIKTPARDPVLLYASGGNTQVIAFANGRYRIFGETLDIGIGNMLDKLGREIGLGYYAGPKIEKAAKDGKKLLDIPYSVKGMDMAFSGILTACLAFRDKGESIEDICYSVQETCFAMLAEVTERAMAHVEKNEVLLGGGVVQNKRLQEMVDRMAQDRGAKMFVPDRSLCVDNGAMIAWTGLVMHLAGVRMSIDETVVNQRYRTDEVDVTWRD, from the coding sequence ATGATCGCGCTAGGCATCGAGGGCACGGCGCACACCGTGGGCGTGGGCATCGTCGACGAGCGAGGCTGCGTTCTAGCCAACGAGATTAAGATGTATAAGCCGGAGACCGGAGGAATACATCCCCGGGAAGCGGCCAACCATCACGCCGAGCACGTGGTGCCGATGATCGCCAAGGCGGTCCAGGCGGCAAACCTTTCGCTGAAGGACATCGAGCTCGTGACCTTCTCTCAAGGCCCGGGCCTGGGGCCATGCTTGCGCACCGTGGCCACGGCCGCTCGTGCACTGTCCCTCAAGCTCAAGACCCCCATAATGGGCGTGAATCACTGCATCGCCCACCTGGAGATCGGGCGCATCAAGACGCCTGCCAGGGACCCGGTGCTTCTCTATGCGTCGGGAGGAAACACCCAGGTCATCGCTTTCGCCAACGGCCGCTATCGCATTTTCGGCGAGACCCTGGACATAGGCATCGGCAATATGCTGGACAAGCTCGGACGAGAGATCGGGCTGGGATATTACGCCGGTCCGAAGATTGAGAAGGCGGCGAAGGACGGTAAGAAGCTGCTCGACATCCCCTACTCCGTCAAAGGCATGGACATGGCCTTCTCTGGCATACTCACCGCCTGCCTCGCGTTCAGAGACAAAGGGGAGAGCATCGAGGACATATGCTACTCCGTTCAAGAGACCTGTTTCGCCATGCTCGCCGAGGTGACGGAGAGGGCCATGGCGCACGTGGAGAAGAACGAGGTGCTCCTGGGCGGAGGCGTGGTACAGAACAAGCGCCTGCAGGAGATGGTGGATAGGATGGCCCAGGACCGAGGAGCGAAGATGTTCGTTCCGGACCGCTCGCTGTGCGTGGACAATGGGGCAATGATAGCTTGGACGGGGCTGGTCATGCATCTCGCTGGGGTAAGGATGAGCATCGATGAGACCGTTGTCAATCAGAGATACCGCACCGATGAAGTGGATGTGACCTGGCGGGATTAG
- a CDS encoding class I SAM-dependent methyltransferase yields MRTETSTTERFSGRARSYAKGRPQYPGELFEHLLRAKALWEGAVVADIGSGTGIFTRQLLERGMRVFGVEPNRDMRSIAEEELRDEPRFYSVAGKAEEIPLPPETVDAVTAAQAFHWFDPLPAMREFRRISRPGSYLILVWNERMGKEEAFDEAYARLVDDFEKGRGDIESKKKRPERMFGDLPFEHLTFSFERGLGLEELCNLVSSVSYLPAPGEAKHEEMMNRLVEIFEAHQIKGAARMHYRTHCCLGRIWSTLNDDAQRPAKGI; encoded by the coding sequence ATGAGGACGGAAACATCGACCACGGAACGATTCAGTGGCAGAGCGCGTTCCTATGCCAAAGGCCGACCGCAGTACCCTGGCGAGCTCTTCGAACATCTGCTCCGGGCGAAGGCGCTATGGGAGGGTGCGGTCGTCGCCGATATCGGATCGGGCACTGGCATCTTCACCAGACAGCTGCTGGAAAGAGGGATGAGGGTCTTCGGCGTGGAACCGAATCGGGACATGAGGTCGATAGCGGAGGAGGAGCTTAGAGACGAGCCAAGGTTCTACAGCGTGGCGGGGAAGGCCGAGGAGATACCCCTGCCTCCTGAGACCGTTGATGCGGTCACGGCGGCGCAGGCGTTCCATTGGTTCGACCCCTTGCCGGCAATGAGAGAGTTCCGGAGGATCTCCAGGCCGGGGTCATACCTCATCCTGGTGTGGAACGAACGGATGGGAAAGGAAGAGGCGTTCGACGAGGCGTACGCCCGGCTGGTGGACGATTTTGAGAAAGGAAGGGGGGATATAGAGAGCAAGAAGAAACGTCCAGAGCGGATGTTCGGGGATCTGCCGTTCGAGCATTTGACCTTCTCATTCGAAAGGGGGCTGGGGCTCGAGGAGCTGTGCAACCTGGTCAGCTCGGTCTCCTATCTGCCTGCTCCCGGTGAGGCGAAGCACGAGGAGATGATGAATCGCCTAGTCGAGATCTTCGAGGCTCACCAAATCAAGGGCGCGGCGCGAATGCACTATCGAACGCACTGCTGTCTTGGCCGCATCTGGTCGACGCTGAACGATGACGCTCAGAGGCCAGCGAAAGGCATATAG